One Patescibacteria group bacterium DNA window includes the following coding sequences:
- a CDS encoding extracellular solute-binding protein codes for MKNINKKIIILSLVFIFIMTSGFGCALVNKQTQEAMKPITLTYWRVYDGEDAFEEILATYKKLHPFITINYRKLRYSEYESELINALAEDRGPDIFSIHNTWTKKYLSKITPMPATITMAYPIVRGTIKKEVIPELRTTKSLSLNDLKNNFVDAVYKDAVVSALDEKTKQYEDKIYGLPLSVDTLAMYYNKDLFNNAGIAEPPTYWNNEFQQDVKKMTKQNDKGELIQSGAGLGGTNNIERSSDILSILMMQNGAVMMDDSGQVLFNKIPETFKDQKYNPGLEALRFYSDFANPAKEVYAWNKNLDNSLNMFAQGKLGIMFGYAYHLPTIKAQAPKLNFGITKLPQIEGNTPVNFANYWLETVSSKSKYANEAWDFVQFETKADQAKTYLAKAKKPTALRALVNEQIDDLDIGVFTEQVLTAKSWYKGADSNAMEKIFSDMVDTVVSAQDKIENAINLAVSKVGQTVNAPASQ; via the coding sequence ATGAAAAATATAAATAAAAAAATTATTATTTTATCTCTTGTCTTTATTTTCATAATGACTTCCGGCTTCGGCTGCGCGCTGGTCAATAAGCAAACTCAGGAAGCCATGAAGCCGATTACACTTACTTATTGGCGGGTTTATGACGGCGAAGACGCTTTTGAGGAAATTTTGGCCACTTATAAAAAACTGCACCCTTTTATCACCATAAATTACCGTAAATTGCGCTATAGCGAATATGAAAGCGAGCTTATAAACGCTTTAGCCGAAGACCGCGGGCCGGATATTTTTTCCATCCATAATACCTGGACAAAAAAATATTTAAGTAAAATCACGCCTATGCCGGCGACTATCACTATGGCCTACCCTATAGTCCGCGGCACCATAAAAAAAGAAGTTATTCCGGAATTAAGAACTACTAAAAGCTTGAGTCTAAATGACCTGAAAAATAATTTCGTTGACGCGGTTTATAAAGACGCGGTCGTTTCGGCTTTAGACGAAAAAACTAAACAATACGAAGACAAAATTTACGGCTTGCCGCTATCCGTTGACACTTTGGCTATGTATTACAATAAAGACTTATTTAATAACGCCGGCATAGCCGAACCGCCAACTTATTGGAATAATGAATTTCAGCAAGACGTTAAAAAAATGACTAAACAAAATGATAAGGGAGAACTTATCCAATCAGGCGCTGGGCTAGGCGGCACAAATAATATTGAACGCTCTAGTGATATTTTATCAATTTTAATGATGCAGAACGGAGCGGTAATGATGGATGATAGTGGTCAAGTGCTGTTTAATAAAATCCCGGAAACTTTTAAAGACCAAAAATACAATCCCGGGCTGGAAGCGCTACGCTTTTATTCTGATTTTGCCAATCCGGCTAAAGAAGTTTATGCTTGGAATAAAAATCTTGATAATTCCCTAAATATGTTCGCCCAAGGAAAATTAGGCATTATGTTCGGCTATGCCTACCATTTGCCGACTATAAAAGCGCAAGCTCCAAAACTTAATTTCGGCATAACCAAACTGCCGCAGATTGAAGGCAATACGCCGGTTAATTTCGCCAATTATTGGCTGGAAACCGTTTCCAGCAAAAGCAAATACGCTAATGAAGCCTGGGATTTTGTTCAGTTTGAAACTAAGGCCGATCAAGCTAAAACTTATCTGGCTAAAGCTAAAAAACCTACGGCTTTGCGCGCTCTGGTAAATGAGCAAATTGACGATTTGGATATCGGCGTTTTTACCGAGCAAGTTCTAACGGCTAAAAGCTGGTATAAAGGCGCTGATTCAAACGCTATGGAAAAAATATTCTCCGATATGGTTGACACGGTAGTATCAGCCCAAGATAAAATAGAAAATGCCATTAACTTAGCCGTTAGTAAAGTCGGGCAGACGGTTAATGCGCCAGCCAGCCAATAA